The following proteins come from a genomic window of Pseudomonas sp. J452:
- a CDS encoding nuclear transport factor 2 family protein gives MSAAQQVLQAAEQLVAAFARNDTAAYFAAFSEDASFVFHTCAQPLLSRAAYQALWQEWQADGFEVLACTSSNPVVSLQGELAIFIHDVATRLRLGNEEVASLERETIVFRQQQEQGRWLACHEHLSAMPQQLPPT, from the coding sequence ATGAGTGCAGCACAACAGGTTCTGCAGGCCGCCGAACAGCTGGTGGCGGCCTTCGCCCGCAACGACACGGCCGCCTACTTCGCCGCCTTCAGCGAGGACGCCAGCTTCGTCTTCCACACCTGCGCGCAGCCACTGCTGTCACGCGCCGCCTACCAGGCGCTGTGGCAGGAATGGCAGGCCGATGGTTTCGAAGTACTGGCTTGCACCTCGAGCAACCCGGTCGTCAGCCTGCAAGGCGAGCTGGCGATCTTCATCCACGACGTGGCTACCCGCCTGCGTCTGGGCAACGAGGAAGTCGCAAGCCTGGAGCGCGAGACCATCGTGTTCCGCCAACAACAAGAACAGGGCCGTTGGCTGGCCTGTCATGAGCATTTGTCGGCCATGCCGCAGCAGCTGCCGCCAACCTGA
- a CDS encoding cytosine permease: MHNNNKPHAITQIEAFGVEQIPAGERTAKPFDLFRLIFGGANTFSTAVLGSFPVIFGLSFQAGAWAILLGVLVGSIILAPMGLFGSLNGTNNAVSSGAHFGVHGRIVGSFLSLLTAIAFFSLSVWSSGDALVGGAKRLVGLPETDLSLGLAYGLFAVLVLVVCIYGFRFMLWVNKIAVWAASLLFLLGAAAFFGPFDATYAGSVQLGQPGFWAAFIGAALLAMSNPVSFGAFLGDWSRYIPRETSQKRIMLAVIGAQIGTLIPFFFGLITATIVALRAPDYIASYNYVGGLLAVSPTWFFLPVCLIAVIGGMSTGTTALYGTGLDLSSVLPRLLSRVQATLLIGVLSIAFIFVGRFAFNLVQSVSTFAVLIITCTSPWMVIMILGLLVRRGFYLPDDLQVFTRGQRGGAYWFHNGWNWRGMGAWIPSAVIGLCFVNLPGQFVGPLGELAGGIDISLPVTLGLAAVLYLLLLVLFPEPGEVYGPQGPRWIKAGKVLKQPITQGTPEAA; this comes from the coding sequence ATGCATAACAACAATAAGCCGCACGCCATTACACAGATAGAAGCCTTCGGGGTCGAACAGATCCCCGCTGGCGAACGCACGGCCAAACCCTTCGACCTGTTCCGCCTGATCTTCGGCGGCGCCAACACCTTCTCCACCGCGGTACTGGGCAGCTTTCCGGTGATTTTCGGCCTGTCGTTCCAGGCCGGCGCCTGGGCGATCCTGCTTGGTGTGCTGGTCGGCTCGATCATCCTCGCGCCGATGGGCCTGTTCGGTTCGCTCAACGGCACCAACAACGCGGTGTCGTCCGGTGCCCACTTCGGCGTGCACGGACGCATCGTCGGCTCGTTCCTCTCGCTGCTCACCGCCATCGCCTTCTTCTCGCTGTCGGTGTGGAGCTCGGGCGATGCCCTGGTCGGCGGCGCCAAGCGCCTGGTCGGCCTGCCAGAAACCGACCTCAGCCTGGGCCTGGCCTACGGCCTGTTCGCCGTGCTGGTACTGGTGGTGTGCATCTACGGCTTCCGCTTCATGCTGTGGGTCAACAAGATCGCCGTGTGGGCCGCCAGCCTGCTGTTCCTGCTCGGCGCCGCGGCCTTCTTCGGCCCGTTCGACGCCACCTACGCCGGCAGCGTGCAACTCGGCCAACCGGGCTTCTGGGCCGCCTTTATCGGCGCGGCGCTGCTGGCCATGAGCAACCCGGTGTCGTTCGGCGCCTTCCTCGGCGACTGGTCGCGCTATATCCCACGCGAGACTTCGCAGAAACGCATCATGCTGGCGGTGATCGGCGCGCAGATCGGCACCCTGATCCCGTTCTTCTTCGGCCTGATCACCGCCACCATCGTCGCCCTGCGCGCACCGGACTACATCGCCAGCTACAACTACGTCGGCGGCCTGCTGGCCGTATCGCCGACCTGGTTCTTCCTGCCGGTATGCCTGATCGCGGTGATCGGCGGCATGTCCACCGGCACCACTGCGCTGTATGGCACCGGCCTGGACCTTTCCAGCGTGCTGCCGCGCCTGCTCAGCCGGGTGCAGGCCACCCTGCTGATCGGCGTGCTGTCGATCGCTTTCATCTTCGTCGGCCGCTTCGCCTTCAACCTGGTGCAGAGCGTGTCGACCTTCGCCGTGCTGATCATCACCTGCACCAGCCCGTGGATGGTGATCATGATCCTCGGTCTGCTGGTACGCCGCGGCTTCTACCTCCCGGATGACCTGCAGGTGTTCACCCGCGGCCAGCGTGGCGGTGCCTACTGGTTCCACAACGGCTGGAACTGGCGCGGCATGGGCGCCTGGATTCCCAGCGCGGTGATCGGCCTGTGCTTCGTCAACCTGCCGGGACAATTCGTCGGCCCGCTCGGCGAGCTGGCTGGAGGCATCGATATCAGCCTGCCAGTCACCCTCGGCCTGGCCGCAGTGCTCTACCTGCTGCTGCTCGTGCTGTTTCCGGAACCGGGCGAAGTCTATGGCCCGCAAGGCCCACGCTGGATCAAGGCGGGCAAGGTACTCAAGCAACCCATCACTCAGGGCACCCCTGAGGCTGCATAA
- a CDS encoding ABC transporter substrate-binding protein, which produces MNKHSLQLASALLAATLSTGLLAADKPSFVAAGSFQVCSDPTYPPMEFFEQAGAKEPSGFDTDLIRALAKHWGVQPRFIVTEFTGLLPGLDAKRCDVVISGALITPERTKKLNAVGYLATATVVFGSGKSELKLNTLDDLSGKVVAVQSGTQYVAIMEKLNADLTAAGKTPATLQTYPKGSDVAQQVLVGRAAAGLSQDTELAYRELQTPGQFKTLYSFPEKDIFGAYFRPDVADKAAVQAAVEALNADGTLKAIAEKWKLDPANLQTAQ; this is translated from the coding sequence ATGAACAAGCACTCCCTGCAACTGGCCAGCGCTCTGCTGGCCGCCACCCTGAGCACCGGCCTGCTGGCCGCCGACAAGCCGTCCTTCGTCGCCGCGGGCAGCTTCCAGGTGTGTTCCGACCCGACCTACCCGCCGATGGAGTTCTTCGAGCAGGCCGGTGCCAAGGAGCCGAGCGGCTTCGACACCGACCTGATCCGCGCCCTGGCCAAGCACTGGGGCGTGCAACCACGCTTCATCGTCACCGAGTTCACCGGCCTGCTGCCGGGCCTCGACGCCAAACGTTGCGACGTGGTGATCAGCGGCGCCCTGATCACTCCCGAGCGCACCAAGAAACTCAACGCAGTGGGCTATCTGGCCACCGCCACCGTGGTCTTCGGCAGCGGCAAGAGCGAGCTCAAGCTGAACACCCTGGATGACCTCTCCGGCAAGGTCGTTGCCGTGCAGTCGGGCACCCAGTACGTGGCCATCATGGAGAAGCTCAACGCCGACCTGACCGCCGCTGGCAAGACCCCGGCCACTCTGCAGACCTACCCCAAGGGCAGCGACGTGGCCCAGCAGGTGCTGGTCGGCCGCGCCGCCGCCGGTCTGTCCCAGGACACCGAGCTGGCCTACCGCGAGCTGCAGACCCCGGGCCAGTTCAAGACCCTCTACAGCTTCCCGGAGAAGGACATCTTCGGCGCCTACTTCCGCCCGGATGTTGCCGACAAGGCCGCCGTACAGGCCGCCGTCGAGGCCCTGAACGCCGACGGCACGCTCAAGGCCATCGCTGAGAAGTGGAAGCTCGACCCGGCCAACCTGCAAACCGCGCAGTAA
- a CDS encoding amino acid ABC transporter permease, which yields MNFDVAVFWDALTSYHFFKGACITLLLALLAHSVGILISIPAALALDGPNNPARATLRGVLSVFRGAPTLLQLLFVWNALPQFFPVFREEWFTPFFAAWIALSINEAAYQVEINRAALKSVDRGQYAAGHALGLSRWQIFRYVIMPQAARIAIPPTSNEFITLLKITSLASVISLQELMAVTSQTVSTTFQFSEYYAVALVYYLAMVYTLTWLQGGLERRLSWDSVAVAPASLVQRTLARMRRI from the coding sequence ATGAACTTCGATGTTGCCGTCTTCTGGGACGCCCTGACGTCCTACCATTTCTTCAAGGGCGCCTGTATCACCCTGCTGCTGGCGCTGCTGGCGCACTCGGTGGGCATCCTTATCTCGATCCCCGCCGCCCTCGCCCTGGACGGCCCGAACAACCCGGCGCGCGCCACCCTGCGTGGCGTGCTCAGCGTGTTTCGTGGCGCACCGACCCTGTTGCAGCTGCTGTTCGTGTGGAACGCCCTGCCGCAGTTCTTCCCGGTTTTCCGCGAGGAATGGTTCACCCCGTTCTTCGCCGCCTGGATCGCCCTGTCGATCAACGAAGCGGCCTACCAGGTGGAGATCAACCGCGCCGCGCTGAAATCCGTGGATCGCGGCCAGTACGCCGCCGGCCATGCCCTGGGCCTGTCGCGCTGGCAGATCTTCCGCTACGTGATCATGCCGCAGGCCGCGCGCATCGCCATTCCGCCGACCTCCAACGAGTTCATCACCCTGCTCAAGATCACCTCGCTGGCCTCGGTGATTTCCCTGCAGGAACTGATGGCGGTGACCTCGCAGACGGTCTCCACCACCTTCCAGTTCTCCGAGTACTACGCCGTCGCCCTGGTCTACTACCTGGCCATGGTTTACACCCTGACCTGGCTGCAAGGCGGCCTGGAACGGCGCCTGTCGTGGGACTCGGTGGCCGTGGCCCCGGCCAGCCTGGTGCAACGTACCCTGGCGCGCATGCGCCGTATCTGA
- a CDS encoding amino acid ABC transporter ATP-binding protein, translated as MSEIIRLHNVGKRYDSFQVLQGIDLSVEQGEKIVICGPSGSGKSTLIRCINRLNPHDTGSITVEGQDVSTKAGGDHVRREVGMVFQNFNLFPHLTVLDNCTLAPMKVRGLSRKAAEELAMKYLSRVHIGIQAHKKPGQLSGGQQQRVAIARALCMSPKVMLFDEPTSALDPEMVGEVLEVMTELAQDGMTMLCVTHEMGFARKVADRVVFMDAGQIVETASPAEFFDNPQHPRSRAFLSQIRH; from the coding sequence ATGAGCGAAATCATCCGTCTGCACAACGTCGGCAAGCGCTACGACAGCTTCCAGGTGCTGCAGGGCATCGACCTCTCCGTCGAACAGGGCGAGAAGATCGTCATCTGCGGGCCTTCGGGTTCCGGCAAGTCGACCCTGATCCGCTGCATCAACCGCCTCAACCCGCACGACACCGGCAGCATCACAGTCGAAGGCCAGGACGTCTCGACCAAGGCCGGTGGCGACCACGTGCGCCGCGAAGTGGGCATGGTGTTTCAGAACTTCAACCTGTTCCCGCACCTGACCGTGCTGGACAACTGCACCCTGGCGCCGATGAAGGTGCGCGGCCTGTCGCGCAAGGCGGCCGAAGAGCTGGCGATGAAGTACCTGAGCCGCGTGCATATCGGCATCCAGGCGCACAAGAAACCCGGCCAGCTCTCCGGCGGCCAGCAGCAGCGGGTGGCCATCGCCCGTGCGCTGTGCATGAGCCCCAAGGTGATGCTGTTCGACGAGCCGACCTCGGCGCTCGACCCGGAAATGGTCGGTGAAGTGCTGGAAGTGATGACCGAGCTGGCCCAGGACGGCATGACCATGCTCTGCGTAACCCACGAGATGGGCTTTGCGCGCAAGGTCGCCGACCGCGTGGTGTTCATGGACGCCGGGCAGATAGTCGAGACCGCCAGCCCCGCCGAGTTCTTCGACAATCCGCAGCACCCGCGCAGCCGCGCCTTCCTGTCGCAGATCCGTCACTGA
- a CDS encoding class II aldolase/adducin family protein, with translation MDMPSEAILRRDLAAAYRLAALFGWDDTIYTHFSLRLPGVAPRFLINPFGLLFEEVRASDLIVVDMEGRVLEGEADYNIAGFTIHSAVHMARGDAHCVLHTHTLAGMAVAATDNGLAQLNQISAEFHRRVGYHGYEGIALDLGERERLVASLGDNIALILRHHGLLSVGASVADAFYVMYYLNKACEIQLAAATLDGVREMPEALSQHACGQFQGCEWQRPLLWQAWLRKLDRLDPSYKD, from the coding sequence ATGGACATGCCCAGCGAAGCCATACTGCGCCGCGACCTGGCGGCGGCCTACCGCCTGGCCGCGCTGTTCGGCTGGGACGACACCATTTACACGCACTTCTCGCTGCGCCTGCCGGGTGTCGCCCCGCGCTTCCTGATCAACCCCTTCGGCCTGCTGTTCGAGGAAGTGCGCGCCAGCGACCTGATCGTGGTCGACATGGAAGGCCGCGTGCTGGAAGGCGAGGCCGACTACAACATCGCCGGCTTCACCATCCACAGCGCCGTGCACATGGCCCGTGGCGATGCCCACTGCGTGCTGCACACCCACACCCTGGCGGGCATGGCGGTGGCCGCGACGGACAACGGCCTGGCCCAGCTCAACCAGATCAGCGCCGAGTTCCACCGCCGCGTCGGCTACCACGGCTACGAAGGCATCGCCCTCGATCTGGGCGAGCGCGAACGCCTGGTCGCTTCGCTGGGCGACAACATTGCGCTGATCCTGCGGCACCACGGCCTGCTCAGCGTCGGCGCCAGCGTCGCCGATGCCTTCTACGTGATGTACTACCTGAACAAGGCCTGCGAGATCCAGCTGGCCGCCGCTACGCTCGACGGCGTGCGCGAGATGCCGGAAGCCCTCAGCCAGCACGCCTGCGGCCAGTTCCAGGGCTGTGAATGGCAGCGCCCGCTGCTGTGGCAGGCCTGGCTGCGCAAACTCGACCGCCTCGACCCCAGCTACAAGGACTGA
- a CDS encoding 5-guanidino-2-oxopentanoate decarboxylase yields the protein MTTCGEFLVKQLQAWGVDTVFGIPGVHTVELYRGLPGSQIRHITPRHEQGAGFMADGYARVSGKPGVCFIITGPGMTNILTAMGQAYADSIPMLVISSVNERARLGHGNGYLHELPNQSAMVAGVSAFSHTLMSVEELPAVLARAFAVFEGERPRPVHIELPLDIITADASHMRVQPKPRQARPAPNRSLLREAAGLLKGAQHPLLLLGGGCVEAQAEARALAAALDAPTALTINAKGLLPPGHPLLLGSNQALVPVRELALQADVVLAIGTELGETDYDVVFDGNFKLPGRLIRIDIDPQQLHRNFPATLAIQGDARLAMRMLLAELQPGELRANSPGAQRTAAVQAQLAEGFSGWTHYRALFDAVLQVLPEARFVGDSTQTVYSGNHLVELDGARRWFNASTGYGTLGYGLPAALGAKLAEPARPVISLMGDGGIQFTLPELASAVEAGIGIVVLLWNNSGYGEIKRYMERRDITPIGVDIYTPDFLAIARGFGCAAERARDLTHLKQLLKDAPSDRPLIIEVLEAPPFAP from the coding sequence ATGACCACCTGCGGCGAATTTCTCGTCAAACAACTGCAAGCCTGGGGCGTCGACACGGTGTTCGGCATCCCCGGCGTGCACACCGTGGAGCTGTACCGCGGCCTGCCCGGCAGCCAGATCCGCCATATCACCCCGCGCCACGAGCAGGGTGCCGGCTTTATGGCCGACGGTTACGCTCGCGTATCCGGCAAGCCGGGCGTGTGCTTCATCATCACCGGCCCGGGCATGACCAATATCCTCACCGCCATGGGCCAGGCCTACGCCGACTCGATCCCCATGCTGGTGATCTCCAGTGTCAACGAGCGCGCCCGCCTCGGCCACGGCAACGGCTACCTGCACGAGCTGCCCAACCAGAGCGCGATGGTCGCCGGCGTGTCCGCCTTCAGCCACACCCTGATGAGCGTCGAGGAGCTGCCGGCCGTGCTGGCCCGCGCCTTCGCCGTGTTCGAGGGCGAACGCCCGCGGCCGGTGCATATCGAGCTGCCGCTGGACATCATCACCGCCGACGCCAGCCACATGCGCGTGCAGCCCAAGCCGCGCCAGGCCCGCCCGGCGCCCAATCGCAGCCTGCTGCGCGAAGCCGCCGGCCTGCTCAAGGGCGCCCAGCACCCGCTGCTGCTGCTCGGTGGTGGCTGCGTCGAGGCCCAGGCCGAGGCCCGCGCCCTGGCTGCCGCGCTGGACGCACCGACCGCGCTGACCATCAACGCCAAGGGCCTGCTGCCGCCGGGTCATCCGCTGCTACTGGGCAGCAACCAGGCGCTGGTACCGGTGCGCGAACTGGCGCTGCAGGCCGACGTGGTGCTGGCGATCGGCACCGAACTGGGCGAGACCGATTACGACGTGGTGTTCGACGGCAATTTCAAATTGCCAGGGCGGCTGATCCGCATCGATATCGACCCGCAGCAGCTGCACCGCAACTTCCCCGCGACCCTGGCCATCCAGGGCGACGCGCGCCTGGCCATGCGCATGCTGCTGGCCGAGCTGCAACCGGGCGAGCTGCGCGCCAACAGCCCCGGCGCACAGCGCACCGCCGCCGTGCAGGCGCAGCTGGCCGAAGGCTTCAGCGGCTGGACGCACTACCGCGCGCTGTTCGACGCGGTGCTGCAGGTGTTGCCGGAGGCGCGCTTTGTCGGCGACTCGACGCAGACCGTGTACAGCGGCAACCACCTGGTCGAACTGGACGGCGCGCGGCGCTGGTTCAATGCCTCCACCGGCTACGGCACCCTCGGCTACGGCCTGCCGGCAGCGCTCGGCGCCAAGCTGGCCGAGCCAGCGCGCCCGGTGATCAGCCTGATGGGCGACGGCGGCATCCAGTTCACCCTGCCCGAACTGGCCAGCGCGGTGGAGGCCGGCATCGGCATCGTCGTGCTGCTGTGGAACAACTCGGGCTATGGCGAGATCAAGCGCTACATGGAACGGCGCGACATCACCCCGATCGGCGTGGATATCTACACCCCGGACTTCCTCGCCATCGCCCGCGGCTTCGGCTGCGCGGCGGAACGGGCGCGCGACCTGACGCATCTCAAGCAACTGCTAAAAGATGCGCCCAGCGATCGCCCGCTGATCATCGAGGTGCTGGAAGCGCCACCCTTCGCCCCCTGA
- the rpiA gene encoding ribose-5-phosphate isomerase RpiA, which produces MTQDQLKQAVAQAAVDHILPFLDSKSVIGVGTGSTANCFIDALAQHKMAFDGAVASSEATAARLKGHGIPVYDLNSVSELEFYIDGADESDEHLNLIKGGGAALTREKIVAAVAKTFICIADASKLVPVLGAFPLPVEVIPMARSHVARQLVKLGGDPVYREGVLTDNGNIILDVFNMSIVDPVTLEREINAIVGVVTNGLFAARPADLLLLGTPDGVKTLKA; this is translated from the coding sequence ATGACCCAGGATCAGCTCAAGCAGGCCGTGGCCCAGGCCGCCGTCGACCATATCCTTCCCTTTCTCGACAGCAAGAGCGTGATCGGCGTCGGCACCGGCTCCACCGCCAACTGCTTCATCGACGCCTTGGCCCAGCACAAGATGGCCTTCGACGGCGCCGTGGCCAGCTCCGAAGCCACCGCCGCGCGCCTCAAGGGCCATGGCATCCCGGTGTACGACCTGAACAGCGTCAGCGAGCTGGAGTTCTACATCGACGGCGCCGACGAGAGCGACGAACACCTCAACCTAATCAAGGGCGGCGGTGCCGCGCTGACCCGCGAGAAAATCGTCGCGGCGGTGGCCAAGACCTTCATCTGCATCGCCGACGCCAGCAAGCTGGTGCCGGTGCTCGGCGCCTTCCCGCTGCCGGTGGAAGTCATCCCCATGGCCCGTAGCCATGTGGCGCGCCAGCTGGTCAAGCTGGGCGGCGACCCGGTGTACCGCGAGGGCGTGCTGACCGACAACGGCAACATCATTCTCGACGTGTTCAATATGAGCATCGTCGATCCGGTGACCCTGGAGCGCGAGATCAACGCCATCGTCGGCGTGGTCACCAACGGCTTGTTCGCCGCGCGCCCGGCCGACCTGCTGCTGCTCGGCACCCCGGATGGCGTGAAGACGCTCAAGGCTTGA
- the ilvA gene encoding threonine ammonia-lyase, biosynthetic, producing MREKPASEAVMLEQYVKKILTSRVYDVAVETPLQPARQLSERTGNQILLKREDLQPVYSFKIRGAYNKLAHLTAEQLACGVVTASAGNHAQGLALAAKHMGVKATIVMPKTTPEIKVNGVRSRGGKVVLHGDSFPEALAYSLKLVEEKGYVYVHPYDDPDTIAGQGTVAMEILRQQPGQLDAIFVPVGGGGLIAGIAAYVKYLRPDIRVIGVEPDDSNCLQAAMAAGSRVVLPSVGLFADGVAVAQIGQHTFDVCKDYVDEVITVSTDEICAAIKDIYDDTRSITEPAGALSVAGIKKYVEREGCTNQVLVGIDSGANVNFDRLRHVAERAELGEKREAIIAVTIPEQPGSFKTFCEAIGKRQITEFNYRYHSDGEAHIFVGVQTHPESDPRAALVQGLRDQGFPVLDLTDNELAKLHIRHMVGGHAAAVPDECVFRFEFPERPGALFNFLNKLGGRWNISMFHYRNHGAADGRVLAALQVPVSERPLIPATLDAIGYPYWDESDNPAYKLFLGK from the coding sequence ATCCGTGAAAAGCCCGCCAGTGAAGCCGTGATGCTCGAACAGTACGTCAAGAAGATCCTCACCTCGCGCGTCTATGACGTCGCCGTGGAAACCCCGCTGCAACCTGCCCGCCAGCTTTCCGAGCGCACCGGCAACCAGATTCTGCTCAAGCGCGAAGATCTGCAGCCGGTGTACTCGTTCAAGATTCGTGGCGCCTACAACAAGCTGGCGCACCTCACGGCCGAGCAGCTGGCCTGTGGCGTGGTCACCGCCTCGGCCGGCAACCACGCCCAGGGCCTGGCCCTGGCCGCCAAGCACATGGGGGTCAAGGCCACCATCGTGATGCCCAAGACCACCCCGGAGATCAAGGTCAATGGCGTGCGCTCGCGTGGCGGCAAGGTGGTGCTGCACGGCGACAGCTTCCCCGAGGCCCTGGCCTATTCGCTGAAGCTGGTGGAAGAAAAGGGCTACGTCTATGTGCACCCCTATGACGACCCGGATACCATCGCCGGCCAGGGCACCGTGGCCATGGAGATCCTCCGTCAGCAGCCGGGCCAGCTGGACGCCATCTTCGTCCCGGTCGGTGGCGGCGGGCTGATCGCCGGCATCGCCGCCTACGTCAAATACCTGCGCCCGGATATCCGCGTGATCGGCGTCGAGCCGGACGACTCCAACTGCCTGCAGGCGGCGATGGCCGCCGGCTCGCGTGTGGTGCTGCCGAGCGTCGGGCTGTTCGCCGATGGCGTGGCGGTGGCGCAGATCGGCCAGCACACCTTCGATGTGTGCAAGGACTATGTCGACGAGGTGATCACCGTCAGCACCGACGAGATCTGCGCGGCGATCAAGGACATCTACGACGACACCCGCTCGATCACCGAACCGGCCGGCGCCCTCAGCGTCGCCGGGATCAAGAAGTACGTCGAGCGCGAAGGCTGCACGAATCAGGTACTGGTCGGCATCGACTCGGGCGCCAACGTCAACTTCGATCGCCTGCGCCACGTGGCCGAACGCGCCGAGCTGGGCGAAAAGCGCGAGGCGATCATCGCGGTGACCATCCCCGAGCAGCCGGGCAGCTTCAAGACCTTCTGCGAGGCAATCGGCAAACGCCAGATCACCGAGTTCAACTACCGCTACCACAGCGACGGCGAGGCGCACATCTTCGTCGGCGTGCAGACCCACCCGGAGAGCGACCCGCGCGCGGCCCTGGTGCAGGGCCTGCGCGACCAGGGCTTCCCGGTGCTGGACCTGACCGACAACGAACTGGCCAAGCTGCATATCCGCCACATGGTCGGTGGCCACGCGGCTGCGGTGCCGGACGAATGCGTGTTCCGCTTCGAGTTCCCGGAGCGTCCGGGGGCGCTGTTCAACTTCCTCAACAAGCTCGGCGGGCGCTGGAACATCAGCATGTTCCACTACCGCAACCACGGCGCCGCCGACGGCCGCGTACTGGCCGCCCTGCAAGTGCCGGTGAGCGAACGCCCGCTGATCCCGGCCACCCTGGACGCCATCGGCTACCCCTACTGGGACGAGAGCGACAACCCGGCCTACAAGCTGTTCCTCGGCAAATAA
- a CDS encoding DUF2269 domain-containing protein, translating to MEHYQLLKYAHLIPAVLILAGFIAHCFMLWKAHKGGDAAVLTRKLRVTRLYSLPALGVLALSLPISGWWLVHTVGLPLGASWLLYSAILFALLMLFGLLLHGRLGAWQAAVGGAVPVKLLRFVIAYGVLMLVLLLAIFALMGAKPA from the coding sequence ATGGAACACTACCAGCTGCTGAAATACGCCCACCTGATTCCGGCCGTGCTGATCCTGGCCGGCTTCATTGCCCACTGCTTCATGCTGTGGAAAGCCCACAAGGGCGGCGATGCCGCCGTGCTGACGCGCAAGCTGCGCGTTACCCGCCTGTACAGCCTGCCGGCCCTCGGCGTGCTGGCCCTGAGCCTGCCAATCAGCGGCTGGTGGCTGGTGCACACGGTCGGCCTGCCGCTGGGCGCCAGCTGGCTGCTGTACAGCGCCATCCTGTTCGCCCTGCTGATGCTGTTCGGTCTGCTTCTGCACGGCCGCCTGGGCGCCTGGCAGGCGGCAGTCGGCGGCGCAGTGCCGGTCAAGCTGCTGCGTTTCGTCATCGCCTATGGCGTGCTGATGCTGGTCCTGCTGCTGGCGATCTTCGCCCTGATGGGGGCCAAGCCGGCCTGA
- a CDS encoding SDR family oxidoreductase has protein sequence MRILLVGATGFIGRHLLDALIQAGHQIVATSRQVVERPLPGVEWQRLDLRELADEPTSFTWPPAIDLLINAAGELSSDLAGMCRLQTAGTCALYDLASQHGARVLQISALGAGTQADVPFLASKARADDYLLQLGQSSVVLRPSLVLGPGGTSSAWLQRLSPWPVIPLLDNRAQLQPLHVDDLCSAVLALLRNWPVQSSVLPLVGPQAMTQGQLLDQLRHAQGWPAAHYWAVPAALSQLGAALGERMGWAALNPQTWRLAQRDNLASGDALTSICGFRCAPLSSRLHDWPQAAQSCAMALQPLVLAVLLLIWLGTALVCLGPGFDWGLRIMAEAGITGWPGKLAVIGGALLDAALGFGLLLRRWRQPILRAQIGLMLAYSLIISLWLPHYWFDPYMAVGKNFAVLLLSLWLLWLSPSPDKRHG, from the coding sequence ATGCGCATTCTGCTGGTAGGCGCCACCGGCTTTATCGGGCGCCATCTGCTCGATGCCCTGATTCAAGCAGGGCACCAGATCGTGGCGACCAGCCGACAGGTTGTCGAACGACCGCTACCCGGCGTCGAATGGCAACGCCTGGATCTGCGCGAGCTGGCTGACGAGCCGACGAGCTTCACCTGGCCACCCGCTATCGACTTGCTGATCAATGCCGCTGGCGAACTGTCCAGCGACCTGGCCGGCATGTGCCGGTTGCAGACCGCAGGCACGTGCGCCCTGTACGATCTGGCCAGCCAGCATGGCGCGCGCGTGCTGCAGATTTCTGCCCTCGGTGCAGGCACGCAGGCCGATGTACCTTTCCTCGCCAGCAAGGCACGAGCCGACGACTATCTGCTGCAACTCGGTCAATCCTCCGTGGTGCTGCGCCCGTCGCTGGTCCTGGGCCCAGGTGGAACCAGCAGTGCCTGGTTACAACGCCTGTCACCCTGGCCAGTGATACCTCTGCTGGACAACCGCGCGCAGCTGCAGCCGTTACATGTCGATGACCTCTGCAGCGCCGTGCTGGCGCTGCTGCGTAACTGGCCCGTGCAGTCGAGCGTGCTACCGCTGGTTGGCCCGCAGGCCATGACCCAGGGACAATTGCTCGACCAGTTAAGGCACGCCCAGGGTTGGCCAGCCGCACATTACTGGGCAGTGCCGGCAGCACTGTCCCAACTGGGCGCCGCTCTCGGCGAGCGCATGGGCTGGGCGGCGCTGAACCCACAGACCTGGCGCCTGGCGCAACGTGACAACCTGGCCAGTGGCGATGCCCTGACCAGTATCTGCGGCTTCCGCTGCGCGCCGCTGAGCAGTCGCCTGCACGACTGGCCACAGGCGGCACAGAGCTGCGCCATGGCCTTGCAACCCCTGGTGCTGGCAGTGTTGTTGCTGATCTGGCTGGGTACTGCGTTGGTGTGCCTAGGCCCCGGTTTCGACTGGGGTCTGCGCATCATGGCCGAAGCGGGTATCACCGGCTGGCCAGGCAAGCTGGCCGTCATCGGCGGGGCCCTGCTCGACGCCGCCCTGGGTTTCGGCCTACTGCTGCGACGCTGGCGGCAGCCCATACTGCGAGCCCAGATCGGGCTGATGCTGGCATACAGTCTGATCATCAGCCTGTGGTTACCGCACTACTGGTTTGACCCTTATATGGCCGTCGGCAAGAACTTCGCCGTGCTACTGCTCAGTCTCTGGCTGCTGTGGCTGTCCCCTTCACCTGACAAGAGACACGGATGA